The Phyllostomus discolor isolate MPI-MPIP mPhyDis1 chromosome 4, mPhyDis1.pri.v3, whole genome shotgun sequence genome window below encodes:
- the SRF gene encoding serum response factor, whose amino-acid sequence MLPSQAGAAAALGRGSALGGSLNRTPTGRPGGGGGGGGGTRGANGGRVPGNGAGLGPGRLEREAAAAATTTPAPTAGAVYSGSEGDSESGEEEELGPERRGMKRSLSEMEIGMVVGGPEAAAAAATGGYGPVSGAVSGAKPGKKTRGRVKIKMEFIDNKLRRYTTFSKRKTGIMKKAYELSTLTGTQVLLLVASETGHVYTFATRKLQPMITSETGKALIQTCLNSPDSPPRSDPTTDQRMSATGFEETDLTYQVSESDSSGETKDSLKPVFTVTNLPGTTSTIQTAPSTSTTMQVSSGPSFPITNYLAPVSASVSPSAVSSANGTVLKSTGSGPVSSGGLMQLPTSFTLMSGGTVAQQVPVQAIQVHQAPQQASPSRDSSTDLTQTSSSGTVTLPATIMTSSVPTTVGGHMMYPSPHAVMYAPTSGLTDGSLTVLNAFSQAPSTMQVSHSQVQEQGGVPQVFLTAPSGTVQIPVSAVQLHQMAVIGQQAGSSSSNLTELQVVNLDAAHSSKSD is encoded by the exons ATGTTACCGAGCCAAGCTGGGGCCGCGGCGGCGCTGGGCCGGGGCTCGGCCCTGGGGGGCAGCCTGAACCGGACCCCGACGGGGCGGCCGGGCGGTGGAGGTGGCGGCGGCGGAGGGACTCGTGGGGCTAACGGGGGCCGGGTCCCCGGGAACGGCGCGGGACTCGGGCCGGGTCGCCTCGAGCGGGAGGCTGCAGCAGCAGCGACAACCACCCCGGCGCCCACCGCGGGGGCCGTCTACAGCGGCAGCGAGGGCGACTCGGAGTCgggcgaggaggaggagctgggcccGGAGCGGCGCGGCATGAAACGAAGCCTAAGTGAGATGGAGATCGGCATGGTAGTCGGTGGGcccgaggcggcggcggcggcggccactGGGGGCTATGGGCCGGTGAGCGGCGCAGTGAGCGGGGCCAAGCCGGGTAAGAAGACTCGGGGCCGCGTGAAGATCAAGATGGAGTTCATCGACAACAAGCTGCGGCGTTACACGACCTTCAGCAAGAGGAAGACGGGCATCATGAAGAAG GCCTATGAGCTGTCCACGCTGACAGGGACACAGGTGCTGTTGCTGGTGGCCAGTGAGACAGGCCATGTGTATACCTTTGCCACTCGTAAACTGCAGCCCATGATTACCAGTGAGACTGGCAAGGCACTGATTCAGACCTGCCTCAACTCGCCAGACTCTCCACCCCGCTCAGACCCCACCACAGACCAGAGAATGAGTGCCACGGGCTTTGAAGAGACAGACCTCACCTACCAGGTGTCCGAGTCCGACAGCAGTGGGGAGACCAAG GACTCACTGAAACCAGTGTTCACAGTCACCAACCTGCCGGGTACCACCTCCACCATCCAAACAGCACCCAGCACCTCTACCACCATGCAAGTCAGCAGCGGCCCCTCCTTCCCCATCACCAACTACCTGGCACCAGTGTCTGCTAGTGTCAGCCCCAGTGCTGTCAGCAGTGCCAACGGGACAGTGCTGAAGAGTACAGGTAGTGGGCCTGTCTCCTCTGGCGGTCTCATGCAGCTACCTACCAGCTTCACCCTCATGTCTG GTGGGACAGTGGCCCAGCAGGTCCCAGTGCAGGCCATTCAGGTGCATCAGGCCCCACAGCAAGCGTCTCCCTCTCGCGACAGCAGCACAGACCTCACGCAGACCTCCTCCAGCGGGACAG TGACGTTGCCTGCCACCATCATGACGTCATCTGTGCCCACGACTGTGGGCGGCCACATGATGTACCCTAGCCCCCATGCGGTGATGTATGCACCCACCTCGGGCCTGACAGATGGCAGCCTCACCGTGCTCAATGCCTTCTCCCAGGCGCCATCCACCATGCAGGTGTCCCACAGCCAGGTCCAGGAGCAAG GTGGTGTCCCCCAGGTGTTCCTGACAGCACCATCTGGGACAGTGCAGATCCCTGTTTCTGCAGTTCAGCTTCACCAG ATGGCTGTGATAGGGCAGCAGgctgggagcagcagcagcaacctCACCGAACTACAGGTGGTGAACCTGGACGCCGCCCACAGCTCCAAGAGTGACTGA